A window from Citrus sinensis cultivar Valencia sweet orange chromosome 3, DVS_A1.0, whole genome shotgun sequence encodes these proteins:
- the LOC107177051 gene encoding disease resistance protein Roq1-like, which translates to MEQNAFKTVTKLENAKIASGMPLAQLQSLAGKRDWFGPGSRILITTRDKQLLVAHEVEEEHILNLDVLNNDEALQLFSMKAFKTHQPVGEYVELSERVLEYAGGLPLPLKVLGSFLIGRSADLWRSAICRVW; encoded by the exons ATGGAGCAGAATGCATTTAAGACAGTGACAAAGCtagaaaatgcaaaaattgCTTCAGGGATGCCATTGGCTCAA CTACAAAGTTTAGCTGGAAAGCGTGATTGGTTCGGTCCAGGCAGCAGAATTCTAATAACAACGAGAGATAAACAGTTGTTGGTGGCGCATGAAGTGGAAGAAGAGCATATTCTGAACCTTGATGTACTAAATAACGATGAAGCTCTTCAACTCTTTAGTATGAAAGCTTTTAAAACCCATCAGCCGGTGGGAGAATATGTGGAGCTGTCTGAACGTGTTCTGGAGTATGCTGGTGGTCTTCCATTACCTCTAAAAGTTTTGGGATCCTTTCTAATTGGTAGATCTGCGGATCTATGGAGAAGTGCCATATGTCGTGTTTGGTAA